The following are from one region of the Streptomyces decoyicus genome:
- a CDS encoding Ig-like domain-containing protein, translating into MAVLIVPTTVAACQTFIVSATGAPATATQAVFTYDGAPAQTLPVVAGAAGPATFTAVGSGAQTVSVVYLDAASAVVGAENGTVTVTPAPAGTLTTTLTTPLGGLTTAATVITCSGGLASINGTLTYTLPGGATVTATVINGVVVPTSLGVALTAGQTVSVSFTPAAGSCAACTLAPITVIVPPLPTCSVVVQPVVGPVIVGQPTSVTAVVLCNGLPVSGASVTFNGGAAPVTVTTNALGIAVGSLTFNTAGTATVTATVTGPAGGACTCTGVVSGPITITVAAQPSCQVLLLPAGPTVVGQPTSVTAVVLCNGLPVAGASVTFNGGAAPVTVTTNAAGIASGSLTFNTAGTATVTATVTGPAGGACTCTGVVSGPITITVGAQSSCLVVVQPVVGPVIVGQPTSVTAVVTCNGLPVSGASVTFNGGAAPVTVTTNALGIATGSLTFNTAGTATVTATVTAPAGGACTCTGVVSAPITITVGAQSSCLVVVQPVVGPVIVGQPTSVTAVVTCNGLPVAGASVTFTGGAAPVTVTTNAAGIASGSLTFNTAGSATVTATVTAPAGTACACTGVVSLPLTITVSGPTSPTLQASPACWRFNLPFPVPSLFTATLKATLTPAQAGVTVTFYVSGLPVGTAVTNAAGVATLNAGLSLLQISASSYTAVATVGGATVQATGTLAPCFPPA; encoded by the coding sequence ATGGCAGTACTCATCGTTCCCACCACGGTCGCGGCGTGCCAGACATTCATCGTCAGCGCCACCGGCGCCCCCGCCACGGCCACTCAAGCGGTCTTCACCTATGACGGTGCGCCCGCACAGACGCTGCCGGTCGTCGCCGGTGCGGCCGGGCCGGCCACGTTCACGGCCGTCGGGTCCGGAGCCCAGACGGTTTCGGTGGTGTACCTCGACGCCGCAAGCGCCGTCGTGGGTGCTGAGAACGGCACGGTGACCGTCACCCCGGCGCCGGCCGGAACGCTGACCACGACGCTGACCACCCCACTCGGGGGGCTCACAACTGCCGCCACCGTCATCACCTGTAGCGGCGGCCTCGCCTCCATCAACGGAACACTGACCTACACCCTTCCCGGCGGGGCCACGGTCACCGCCACCGTGATCAACGGCGTGGTGGTGCCGACCAGCCTGGGTGTGGCGCTGACCGCAGGCCAGACAGTGAGCGTCAGCTTCACTCCGGCCGCCGGGTCCTGCGCCGCCTGCACGCTGGCGCCCATCACCGTCATCGTGCCGCCCCTGCCTACCTGCTCGGTGGTGGTCCAGCCGGTGGTGGGGCCGGTGATCGTCGGTCAGCCGACGTCCGTGACCGCTGTGGTGCTGTGCAACGGTCTGCCGGTCTCGGGTGCCTCGGTCACCTTCAATGGTGGTGCGGCTCCGGTGACGGTCACCACCAACGCGCTCGGTATCGCCGTCGGTTCGCTGACCTTCAACACGGCTGGGACCGCCACGGTGACGGCCACGGTCACTGGGCCGGCCGGCGGTGCCTGCACGTGCACCGGCGTCGTCTCCGGGCCCATCACCATCACCGTGGCTGCGCAGCCTTCCTGCCAGGTGCTGCTGCTGCCGGCAGGGCCGACGGTGGTCGGTCAGCCGACGTCCGTGACCGCTGTGGTGCTGTGCAACGGTCTGCCGGTCGCGGGCGCCTCGGTCACCTTCAACGGAGGTGCGGCTCCCGTCACCGTCACCACCAACGCGGCCGGTATCGCGTCCGGTTCGCTGACCTTCAACACTGCTGGGACCGCCACGGTGACGGCCACGGTCACTGGGCCGGCCGGCGGTGCCTGCACGTGCACCGGCGTCGTCTCCGGGCCCATCACCATCACCGTGGGTGCGCAGTCGTCCTGTCTGGTGGTGGTCCAGCCGGTGGTCGGGCCGGTGATCGTCGGCCAGCCGACGTCCGTGACCGCTGTGGTGACCTGCAACGGTCTGCCGGTCTCGGGTGCCTCGGTCACCTTCAATGGTGGTGCGGCTCCGGTGACGGTCACCACCAACGCACTCGGTATCGCGACCGGTTCGCTGACCTTCAATACCGCCGGGACCGCCACGGTCACCGCCACCGTCACCGCACCGGCCGGCGGTGCCTGCACGTGCACCGGCGTCGTCTCCGCCCCCATCACCATCACCGTGGGTGCGCAGTCGTCCTGTCTGGTGGTGGTCCAGCCGGTGGTCGGGCCGGTGATCGTCGGCCAGCCGACCTCCGTGACCGCTGTGGTGACCTGCAACGGTCTGCCGGTCGCGGGCGCCTCGGTGACCTTCACCGGTGGTGCGGCCCCTGTGACCGTCACCACCAACGCGGCCGGAATCGCGTCCGGTTCGCTGACCTTCAACACGGCTGGGAGCGCCACGGTGACTGCCACGGTCACCGCGCCGGCCGGCACCGCATGCGCGTGCACCGGCGTCGTCTCCCTCCCCCTCACCATCACCGTGAGCGGGCCGACGAGCCCCACGTTGCAGGCGTCGCCCGCCTGCTGGCGATTCAACCTGCCCTTCCCGGTGCCGAGCCTGTTCACGGCGACGTTGAAGGCCACCCTCACGCCGGCGCAAGCGGGAGTCACGGTCACGTTCTACGTCTCGGGCCTGCCGGTGGGCACGGCGGTGACCAACGCCGCCGGGGTCGCCACCCTCAACGCCGGTCTGTCCCTGCTCCAGATCAGCGCCAGCAGCTACACGGCGGTTGCCACCGTCGGCGGCGCCACGGTCCAGGCGACCGGCACCCTGGCGCCCTGCTTCCCGCCGGCGTGA
- a CDS encoding DUF1648 domain-containing protein: protein MVFSSPLRLWLLPSAVLLTAMAIWGAVRYPNLPTRIPAHMGIDGVDAWTDRSIGSAFTLVIVYAGVTVLVTACAELTLRVTPRAELPDGGAAPFAGGLLPPSALNRPAGRAAARRIARALLLLNACIGLSLLVGCGVLWRSTPVREVPGWLFSAMIVPFLAGTALTVAAAAGNRKDTAN, encoded by the coding sequence ATGGTCTTCTCCTCTCCCCTGCGGCTGTGGCTGCTCCCGAGTGCTGTTCTGCTCACCGCGATGGCCATCTGGGGTGCGGTGCGGTATCCGAACTTGCCAACCCGGATCCCGGCACACATGGGTATCGACGGCGTGGACGCTTGGACTGACCGGTCGATCGGCAGTGCGTTCACGCTGGTGATCGTGTACGCAGGGGTGACGGTGCTGGTGACCGCCTGCGCGGAGCTGACGCTGCGGGTGACGCCGCGCGCTGAACTACCGGACGGAGGCGCTGCACCGTTCGCCGGTGGGCTGTTACCCCCTTCGGCCCTCAATCGGCCGGCCGGCCGTGCGGCGGCACGTCGCATCGCCCGTGCGTTGTTGTTGCTCAATGCCTGTATCGGCCTCTCGCTTCTCGTCGGCTGCGGGGTGCTGTGGCGTTCCACGCCCGTGCGGGAGGTGCCGGGGTGGCTGTTCTCCGCGATGATCGTGCCGTTCCTCGCGGGCACCGCGCTGACGGTGGCGGCGGCAGCAGGCAACCGGAAGGACACCGCAAACTGA
- a CDS encoding catalase: MTVQETGPLTTESGALVADHQNSEQAGVSSPAPVQDQVLLEQLAHLTRERVGPARDTGAWADTAPTPRGRLRDARSGMPYFPSSHVIRA; the protein is encoded by the coding sequence GTGACCGTTCAGGAGACGGGTCCGCTCACCACCGAATCCGGTGCCCTGGTCGCGGACCACCAGAACAGCGAGCAGGCGGGCGTCAGCAGCCCGGCGCCGGTCCAGGACCAGGTCCTGCTGGAGCAGCTTGCCCACCTCACCCGCGAGCGCGTCGGCCCCGCGCGCGACACCGGCGCCTGGGCGGACACCGCCCCGACGCCAAGAGGCCGCCTCCGGGATGCGCGATCGGGTATGCCGTATTTCCCTTCGAGCCATGTCATCCGCGCATGA
- a CDS encoding alpha/beta fold hydrolase — protein MPTPTTGTLKVPGATLRYEKRGSGPVLLLIPGGAADAGVYEGMAPHLASRYTVVSYDPRGLSRSPLEEPLSDQRVEVWSDDAHRLLSALAPGGEACVLGSSSGAIVALDLLARHPGQLRRVVAHEPPLVELLDDPAPHRALFAEVRETFRRHGAGPAMARFSEGLGGRPAERATELPPEIQEMAARMHANLPVFLEHMLCPFTATTPDIPALRAAAHKLVLAVGRDSRAQEPLYGPATRLAELLGRPAVEFPGGHVGCTEHPREFAAQLLTVLDRDRELSSGSASEPEAGARQV, from the coding sequence ATGCCCACACCCACGACCGGCACCCTCAAGGTCCCCGGAGCCACCCTGCGCTACGAAAAGCGTGGCAGCGGCCCCGTACTGCTGCTGATACCGGGCGGCGCCGCCGACGCCGGTGTGTACGAGGGCATGGCGCCGCACCTGGCCTCCCGGTACACCGTGGTCTCCTACGATCCGCGCGGACTCTCCCGCAGCCCCCTCGAAGAACCGCTGTCCGACCAGCGGGTGGAGGTGTGGAGCGACGACGCCCACCGGCTGCTCTCCGCGCTGGCACCGGGCGGGGAGGCCTGCGTCCTGGGCAGCAGTTCGGGCGCCATCGTCGCCCTCGACCTGCTGGCCCGGCACCCCGGGCAACTGCGCCGGGTGGTCGCGCACGAGCCGCCGCTGGTGGAGCTCCTGGACGATCCCGCCCCGCACCGTGCTCTCTTCGCCGAGGTGCGAGAGACATTCCGCAGGCACGGCGCGGGTCCCGCAATGGCCCGGTTCAGCGAGGGCCTCGGCGGCCGGCCCGCGGAGCGGGCGACGGAACTGCCGCCTGAAATCCAGGAGATGGCGGCCCGCATGCACGCCAACCTCCCGGTCTTCCTGGAACACATGCTGTGCCCGTTCACCGCGACCACACCGGACATCCCGGCGCTGCGCGCCGCCGCCCACAAACTGGTCCTCGCGGTGGGGCGCGATTCCCGTGCCCAGGAACCGCTGTACGGACCGGCCACCCGGCTGGCAGAGCTACTGGGCCGGCCGGCCGTCGAATTCCCCGGTGGCCACGTCGGATGCACCGAACATCCGCGGGAGTTCGCCGCACAGCTGCTGACGGTGCTCGACCGGGACCGGGAACTTTCATCCGGGTCGGCGAGTGAACCGGAGGCCGGGGCCCGCCAGGTGTAG
- the katG gene encoding catalase/peroxidase HPI, producing MTDNHDAIVTDPKPEEADGCPVAHGRALHPTQGGGNRQWWPQRLNVKILAKNPAVANPLGEEFDYAAAFTSLDLSAVKQDIAEVLTTSQDWWPADFGHYGPFMIRMAWHSAGTYRISDGRGGAGAGQQRFAPLNSWPDNANLDKARRLLWPVKKKYGQSLSWADLLVLTGNVALESMGFETFGFAGGREDVWEPEEDVYWGPETTWLDDRRYTGDRELENPLGAVQMGLIYVNPEGPNGTPDPIAAARDIRETFRRMAMNDEETVALIAGGHTFGKTHGAGPADHVGPDPEAATFEEQGLGWKSTYGTGKGADAITSGLEVTWTTTPTQWSNGFFDNLFGYEWELTESPAGAHQWKPKDGAGEGTVPHAHDSSKKIAPSMLTTDLALRFDPIYEPISRRFHENPQEFADAFARAWYKLTHRDMGPKSLYLGAEVPEETLLWQDPLPEAEGETIDASDIAALKAKLLGSGLTVSQLVSTAWASASTFRGSDKRGGANGARIRLEPQRGWEANDPDQLALVLRSLEGVRQEFHAASGAKKVSLADLIVLGGVAAVEKAAKDAGVEVQVPFTPGRVDATEEHTEAESFEALEPAADGFRNYHGKGNRLPAEYLLLDRANLLTLSAPEMTALVGGLRVLGANHQQSSLGVFTATPGTLTNDFFVNLLDLGTTWKATSEDAHTFEGQDAATGEVKWTGTRADLVFGSNSELRALAEVYASDDAKEKFVHDFVAAWNKVMNLDRFDLV from the coding sequence ATGACTGACAACCACGACGCAATCGTCACAGACCCCAAGCCCGAGGAGGCGGATGGCTGCCCGGTCGCGCACGGCCGCGCCCTCCATCCGACCCAGGGGGGCGGCAACCGTCAGTGGTGGCCGCAACGGCTCAATGTGAAGATCCTCGCCAAGAACCCCGCCGTGGCGAATCCGTTGGGCGAGGAGTTCGACTACGCCGCGGCGTTCACGAGCCTTGACCTCTCGGCAGTGAAACAGGACATCGCCGAGGTTCTGACGACCTCTCAGGACTGGTGGCCGGCCGACTTCGGTCACTACGGCCCGTTCATGATCCGGATGGCGTGGCACAGCGCGGGCACGTACCGCATCAGCGACGGCCGCGGCGGCGCCGGTGCGGGCCAGCAGCGCTTCGCTCCGCTGAACAGCTGGCCGGACAACGCCAACCTCGATAAGGCCCGCCGTCTGCTGTGGCCGGTCAAGAAGAAGTACGGCCAGAGCCTTTCCTGGGCGGACCTGCTGGTCCTGACGGGCAACGTCGCTCTTGAGTCCATGGGCTTCGAGACCTTCGGTTTCGCCGGTGGCCGCGAGGACGTCTGGGAGCCGGAGGAGGACGTCTACTGGGGCCCCGAGACCACCTGGCTCGACGACCGGCGCTACACCGGCGACCGGGAGCTGGAGAACCCCCTCGGCGCGGTCCAGATGGGCCTGATCTACGTCAATCCGGAGGGCCCGAACGGCACCCCGGACCCCATCGCCGCAGCCCGCGACATCCGTGAGACGTTCCGACGGATGGCGATGAACGACGAGGAGACCGTCGCCCTGATCGCCGGCGGCCACACCTTCGGCAAGACCCACGGCGCGGGCCCCGCCGACCACGTCGGCCCCGACCCCGAGGCCGCCACGTTCGAGGAGCAGGGCCTCGGCTGGAAGAGCACCTACGGCACCGGCAAGGGCGCCGACGCCATCACCTCCGGTCTGGAGGTGACCTGGACCACCACACCCACCCAGTGGAGCAACGGCTTCTTCGACAACCTCTTCGGCTACGAGTGGGAACTCACCGAGAGCCCGGCCGGCGCCCACCAGTGGAAGCCGAAGGACGGCGCGGGCGAGGGCACGGTGCCGCACGCCCACGACTCCTCGAAGAAGATCGCCCCGTCGATGCTCACCACCGACCTGGCGCTGCGCTTCGACCCGATCTACGAGCCGATCTCCCGCCGCTTCCACGAGAACCCGCAGGAGTTCGCGGACGCCTTCGCCCGCGCCTGGTACAAGCTGACCCACCGCGACATGGGTCCGAAGTCGCTGTACCTGGGCGCGGAGGTCCCGGAGGAGACCCTGCTGTGGCAGGACCCGCTGCCCGAGGCCGAGGGCGAGACGATCGACGCCTCCGACATCGCGGCGCTGAAGGCCAAGCTGCTCGGCTCCGGCCTGACCGTGTCCCAACTCGTCAGCACCGCATGGGCGTCGGCCTCGACCTTCCGTGGCAGCGACAAGCGCGGCGGTGCCAACGGTGCCCGCATCCGCCTCGAGCCGCAGCGCGGCTGGGAGGCCAACGACCCCGACCAGCTGGCCCTCGTGCTGCGCTCGCTGGAGGGCGTGCGACAGGAGTTCCACGCCGCCTCCGGTGCCAAGAAGGTCTCCCTGGCCGATCTCATCGTCCTCGGCGGTGTGGCGGCCGTGGAGAAGGCCGCCAAGGACGCGGGCGTCGAGGTCCAGGTGCCCTTCACCCCGGGCCGGGTCGACGCGACCGAGGAGCACACCGAGGCCGAGTCCTTCGAGGCGCTGGAGCCGGCCGCGGACGGGTTCCGTAACTACCACGGCAAGGGCAACCGCCTGCCGGCCGAGTACCTGCTGCTCGACCGGGCGAACCTGCTCACCCTGAGCGCCCCCGAGATGACAGCCCTGGTCGGCGGCCTGCGTGTGCTGGGCGCCAACCACCAGCAGTCGTCGCTCGGCGTCTTCACCGCCACCCCCGGGACCCTGACCAACGACTTCTTCGTCAACCTGCTCGACCTGGGCACGACGTGGAAGGCGACCTCCGAGGACGCCCACACCTTCGAGGGGCAGGACGCCGCCACGGGTGAGGTCAAGTGGACCGGCACCCGTGCCGACCTCGTCTTCGGCTCGAACTCCGAGCTGCGCGCGCTCGCGGAGGTCTACGCGAGCGACGACGCGAAGGAGAAGTTCGTGCACGACTTCGTCGCGGCCTGGAACAAGGTGATGAACCTGGACCGCTTCGACCTCGTCTGA
- a CDS encoding TetR-like C-terminal domain-containing protein, giving the protein MVRAGLTATKVTEAAAELADEAGPDRLTVSAVAKRLGVRDASLYSHVRNLRDLRVRIALLTAVEMTDRIGSAVAGRAGKDALVAFADAYRRYALDHPGRYAVSQMGFSPEEVVDSAGLQRCVELTYGMLRAYGLTEPDLTDAARMLRSTFHGYIHLELSGGFGHPRDVQESWARSLEALHVLLENWPARPDRSK; this is encoded by the coding sequence ATGGTGCGCGCGGGGCTTACTGCGACCAAAGTGACGGAGGCGGCCGCTGAGTTGGCGGACGAGGCCGGGCCCGACAGGCTCACGGTGTCCGCCGTGGCGAAGCGCTTGGGCGTCAGGGACGCGAGCCTCTACTCGCATGTGAGGAACCTGCGGGACCTGCGCGTACGCATCGCCCTGCTGACTGCCGTCGAGATGACCGACCGCATCGGCTCCGCCGTGGCGGGGCGGGCGGGCAAGGACGCGCTCGTCGCCTTCGCCGACGCCTACCGCCGGTACGCGCTGGACCACCCCGGCCGCTACGCGGTGAGCCAGATGGGGTTCTCCCCCGAGGAGGTCGTCGACTCCGCGGGACTCCAGCGCTGCGTCGAGCTGACCTACGGCATGCTGCGCGCCTACGGCCTCACCGAGCCGGACCTGACCGATGCGGCACGAATGCTCCGCAGCACCTTTCACGGCTACATCCACCTGGAACTCAGCGGCGGCTTCGGACACCCCCGAGACGTGCAGGAGTCCTGGGCGCGCTCGCTCGAAGCGCTCCACGTACTCCTGGAGAACTGGCCCGCCCGACCCGATCGGAGCAAGTGA
- a CDS encoding NAD-dependent epimerase/dehydratase family protein: MKVLIIGGSGFLGTELVRQATTAGWETAATYCSRPGSLPGASWHRLDLRAPGHVDEVLAAVEFLRAR, encoded by the coding sequence ATGAAGGTCCTGATCATCGGCGGCAGCGGGTTCCTGGGGACGGAACTCGTGCGCCAGGCGACGACTGCGGGCTGGGAGACGGCCGCGACGTACTGTTCCCGGCCCGGCAGCCTTCCCGGAGCCTCGTGGCACCGGCTCGACCTTCGCGCCCCCGGGCACGTCGACGAGGTGCTGGCCGCGGTTGAGTTCCTCCGCGCCCGGTAG
- a CDS encoding FAD-dependent oxidoreductase, producing MTRILVIGGGIAGTATALALHKAGFDVAVHEAHPDTAEDIGAFLTLASNGMRALAQLDASDAVTAIGFPLRSMRVLDDQGGEVAHVPLGEADDALLRYRCLRRGELNAALQAEVIRRGIGLSHGARLVSVENGPDKVTARFADGSVATGDLLIGADGLNSIIRRSIAPGAAPVYAGQSVFYGYTRSAPVTEETTGHITMVRGSAAAFGCAVSPDGEAYWFARVAGQAIPADELAHPAPSRWREQLVELLRHDATPAAGIVAASTDGIMATNATEIPLGTPWHSERTLIIGDAAHAASPATGQGASMALEDAVILAKSLRDTPDPDSALSLYEACRRPRVEHNITASGEISRGTRTPPRTGRAPSPQRPGDDTLARQLDWDLDMNAVSGNAD from the coding sequence GTGACACGCATACTCGTCATCGGCGGCGGGATCGCCGGTACGGCGACCGCGCTGGCCCTGCACAAGGCAGGATTCGACGTCGCCGTGCACGAGGCGCACCCCGACACAGCCGAGGACATCGGGGCGTTCCTGACTTTGGCGAGCAACGGAATGCGCGCGCTGGCGCAGCTCGACGCCTCGGATGCGGTCACCGCGATCGGTTTTCCGCTGCGCTCGATGCGTGTTCTCGACGACCAGGGTGGTGAGGTGGCCCATGTGCCCTTGGGGGAGGCCGATGACGCGCTCCTGCGGTACCGGTGCCTGCGCCGTGGCGAGTTGAACGCCGCCTTGCAGGCCGAGGTCATCCGCCGGGGCATCGGGCTGTCGCACGGGGCGCGACTGGTGTCCGTTGAGAACGGCCCGGACAAGGTGACCGCGCGCTTTGCCGACGGCAGCGTCGCGACCGGTGATCTGCTCATCGGTGCAGACGGCCTGAACTCGATCATCCGGCGATCGATCGCCCCCGGCGCAGCACCCGTCTACGCGGGGCAGAGCGTCTTCTACGGCTACACGCGCAGCGCCCCTGTAACGGAGGAGACGACGGGGCACATCACCATGGTGCGGGGCAGCGCCGCTGCCTTCGGCTGTGCGGTCTCGCCGGACGGGGAGGCGTACTGGTTCGCCCGCGTCGCCGGTCAAGCCATCCCCGCCGACGAACTCGCACACCCCGCGCCCTCCCGTTGGCGGGAGCAACTCGTCGAGTTGCTGCGCCACGACGCCACCCCCGCCGCGGGCATCGTCGCGGCCTCCACCGACGGCATCATGGCCACCAACGCCACCGAGATCCCGCTCGGCACCCCCTGGCACTCCGAGCGCACGCTGATCATCGGTGACGCCGCGCATGCGGCATCACCGGCGACGGGGCAAGGGGCCTCGATGGCATTGGAGGACGCCGTCATCCTCGCCAAGTCCCTGCGGGACACGCCCGATCCGGACAGCGCCCTCTCCCTCTACGAGGCATGCCGCCGCCCACGCGTGGAGCACAACATCACCGCCAGCGGAGAGATCTCCCGCGGCACCCGCACCCCGCCCCGCACCGGCCGGGCACCATCCCCTCAGCGTCCCGGCGACGACACCCTGGCCCGTCAACTCGACTGGGACCTCGATATGAACGCCGTCTCCGGCAACGCGGACTGA
- a CDS encoding Fur family transcriptional regulator: MSDLRDRLRRRGWRMTVQRRVVAEVLDGEHVHLTADEVLARAAARLPEISRATVYNTLGELVSLGEVSEVATDGRAKRYDPNAHRPHQHLVCSGCGVVRDVHPGGDPLADLPASERFGFTISEVEMTYRGRCPDCART; the protein is encoded by the coding sequence ATGAGTGACCTGCGGGACCGGCTGCGCCGACGTGGCTGGCGGATGACCGTCCAGCGCCGAGTGGTCGCCGAGGTACTCGACGGCGAGCACGTCCACCTCACCGCGGACGAGGTGCTCGCGCGCGCCGCCGCCCGGCTGCCGGAGATCTCGCGCGCGACCGTCTACAACACCCTCGGCGAACTGGTCTCGCTCGGCGAGGTGAGCGAGGTGGCCACCGACGGCCGCGCCAAGCGCTACGACCCGAACGCCCACCGCCCCCACCAGCACCTGGTCTGCTCCGGCTGCGGCGTCGTGCGCGACGTCCACCCCGGCGGCGATCCACTGGCCGATCTGCCCGCCTCCGAACGGTTCGGCTTCACCATCTCCGAGGTGGAGATGACCTACCGGGGCCGCTGCCCCGACTGCGCCCGCACCTGA
- a CDS encoding alpha/beta fold hydrolase: protein MSHAPHLHAPHFRVSGPAGDIAVADHGGDGPDVVLCHGANRTLLDWERLRPHLTGMRLVSYDLRGHGRSDPPADEDYSWAAHLADLDAVTETLALDNPRVIGHSLGGMIALCHGQRRPDCPGVVDLDGLGGGRPELYPGLDAEVVAERRAQQLAAHSAALAPDVIDAGQAELAVERARQAAAVYGLDAALEEAGARRSLQRLEDGRYRRKPAGSAQAALMAPLEDWDTFTAVREAACTTLLVQGGRTPPLDRLPPPFRELSEALVAGVRNGLEALREDGPPGLRIARVQEAGHMLHLQAPAEVGRLVREFLLP, encoded by the coding sequence GTGTCCCACGCACCGCACCTCCACGCACCGCACTTCCGCGTTTCCGGGCCGGCCGGGGACATCGCCGTGGCGGACCACGGTGGTGACGGCCCGGACGTCGTGCTCTGTCACGGTGCGAACCGCACCCTGCTCGACTGGGAGCGCCTGCGGCCGCACCTGACCGGCATGCGGCTGGTCTCCTATGACCTGCGCGGCCACGGCCGGTCCGACCCCCCGGCCGATGAGGACTACAGCTGGGCCGCCCATCTCGCCGACCTGGACGCGGTCACCGAGACGCTCGCGCTGGACAACCCCCGCGTGATCGGCCACTCCCTGGGCGGCATGATCGCGCTGTGCCACGGCCAACGGCGTCCCGACTGCCCCGGTGTGGTCGATCTCGACGGCCTCGGCGGCGGCCGGCCGGAGCTGTACCCGGGTCTGGACGCCGAGGTCGTCGCGGAGCGGCGCGCCCAGCAGCTCGCGGCACACTCGGCTGCCCTCGCGCCGGACGTCATCGATGCCGGACAGGCCGAACTCGCCGTCGAGCGGGCCCGCCAGGCCGCCGCCGTGTACGGCTTGGACGCAGCGCTGGAGGAAGCCGGCGCCCGGCGTTCCCTCCAGCGACTGGAGGACGGCCGCTACCGGCGCAAGCCCGCCGGATCGGCACAAGCGGCGCTGATGGCGCCGCTGGAAGACTGGGACACCTTCACCGCCGTGCGCGAGGCGGCCTGTACCACGCTCCTCGTGCAGGGTGGGCGGACACCGCCGCTTGACCGGCTGCCCCCGCCCTTCCGGGAGCTGAGCGAGGCACTGGTGGCCGGAGTGCGGAACGGGCTCGAAGCGCTACGGGAAGACGGTCCGCCGGGTCTGCGGATCGCCCGGGTACAGGAGGCCGGGCACATGCTGCACCTCCAGGCGCCGGCAGAAGTAGGCCGCCTCGTACGGGAGTTCCTCCTGCCATGA